TGTTAAGTTTCCTCAGAGACTCCTAACTTCTTACTGATCGTGGCACAAATCGTACCATAGACCTTAACACAAAGCTATCCTACATATTTTATGAGTATCAGTGGTTTAATATTCCAACAGTTCCATCCACATTTATTTTCTAGTATCCTACAGTGATCTTCACATGCTCTCAGCGCCAGTATTCGCATGACTAACCAATCAGTAACCATGAATGAGAGAAATCACACTAATTACTGTCAAGAACCCTATCTCAAGAAAATAAACCAAATTGATACACGGTCATTTTGTATCCTATCACGGGAGGAAGCACCAAAAATAGGCCCTTGCTTCAAACACAAAACACTTTTCACTACATCTACGAACACTCGAAGATGTTTACCCATCACAAAACAAAATTTGACTTCTGTTAGACGATTTTACAAATAGTTATGGTATACGAAGACCGCTATCTTAATTAAACGTTCTCTCATTGATATAAGTCAGGAATTCTTCTAAGTAGTGATTATATATCAGGAATCATTTACAAGCTCTCCGTTAAAATTAACGCACTATAGGCACAATAACCATTTCATATTGACTTTTGCAATAGTAGAAAAAACAGAAATTTCGAATGTACAAATCTAAAGTCCTCCATTTATCGCTGTAAGAAAATCCGTTAGATTACAGCAAAACAACTGATTTCTCACAATTATCAACTGAGTCACGATAACATTGTAACAAAATTGAAAATCAACTTTCTGAATACACAAAAACCAATAACTAGGTCTTCAAAAATGATACAACGAATCAAAACAATTAAATCATATCAGAAACGAATGTATGAAACAAAATCCAATAGATTGTTAAAAAATTGATTTCTCATCCATTATCAACAACTTGAAGAAATTGTAAACAACTTCCTTATCAAATTCCTCATTAAATTAAACCCTAAACAGGTCTTCGAAATGATACAATGAAGCAAAAACCATTAAATTCTACTAGTACAAACGAATGCATGAAAAAAATATCCAATAGattgtaaaaaaaaatgatttctcATGGATTATCAACAACTTGAAGACATTATAAACAGCTTCTCATTAAATAGAACCAATAATCAGGTCTTTGAAATGATACAACGAAGCAAAAACAAATATCACAAACGAatgtctggaaaaaaaaatccttaAACAATTGACTTATCATTGATTATCAACTACATGAATACACTATAAACAACTTATAATAGATATGAATTACGAAAACCCTAACCAGTTCACCGAGATGATACAATCAAGATAAAACAAGATAATCATACTAAATACGTACGAATTACGAAAGAATTTCAACAGAGATAATTGACCTTCTTTGAGAGCATCAACACATTCGTAAGAGATTTCAAACTTGAAAGGCGAACCGAATGTTGACGGATTGTCTAACACGGCGACGTTTGTTACATTCACAGCAGTCATCGTTATTGCTATATTCAAAACTGATTAAAGCTAAGTATATACTATTATGTGAGAGAATTAACGGCGTTAGTTTTATAGAAGAGAAAGTTGGAGATTATGGAACTATCATGAAATACACgagattatttatttatatgaatTGTGAGAGATGGAAGAATTATGGGCAAAGGCAAAAGAGAGATGAACGAGTTCAGTTGAATGCACGGAGGAAATGGGTATCATTTTTAATTTTGATGAGTGGGTATTTATATGAATGACCGGTTGATCTTAGGCATACAGGGTATAGCCGGTTTCTTGTTTTGGCGGGAGTTCGGTTTATTTCGTTTGTGGATAATTAATAAGGCCCTTCTTCAAAGCCCATAGTTTAGTGTCCCTTAAGTTCACAAATGACCTCCAAGAGGGTCTTTATCTTTTGGTCTCGCTTGGCAGAATTCTTAAAAAATAGCCTTTGTTTAAGAAAAAACCCGCTATGCAATGTTTTTAggggaaatttcataaatatacaagttggtcacttacattgcaaaTAAATAGCTCAAAATTTACATTACAAAAAatagcccaacatatacaaacgTATAAtaaggtagagagagagagagagaagtttgggtcattttttgtaagaattaaaaaaatagGCCAATTTTAGTAGCATTGTTGCTCTAATTaacatacagtgtaattttctcatgtttttATTGCTCATCTGGAATAAATTGTGGACATAAATTAGTTTTGTCTGTAAGGCAGAAGTTCAAGATATTTCAAGACAATGAACCTACTCAATTGACCACACGTTGTGCTTTCTAGGCAGAAACTAGACCTTATGACTTGAAGTTCAGGATATTTCAAGACAGCAAATCTGCTCAATTGACCACAAATTCTGTCGTATAGGCAAAAACTAGAACTTATGCCTGATGGGAAACAAAAACTTCTTCCCAGCAATTTTTTCAAGTTAAgaccattttttaatttttttattaagtGGGAAAAGAAATTCAGGATCCGACAATTTTGGAACGCTACGTGTCATTTCCTACTTATGACCCATTTAGACGTATAATTGAGGTTAAAGTCTGGAAAAATATTTAAGTTGAAAGTGAAGCAAATTATTTGCGAAAGTTAAATGGAGTTGGGATAGATAAATTGTTTTGGAAAAAACAAAGGAACGACAAGAGGTCGTTTGGTAGCTAGATAAGAgacaagttattcatgtattaaattcTGCATTAAGTTATACCATGTTTGGAAGCTAGTAAAGAGACacccttattcatgtattaatttttGCCTacttataccacgtttggtagaTAGTTAGGAAGTAAGTTATGCATGCATAAAATTAGTACGACatttggtttgcaatttagaatcgcataactaatacatgtataagttatgagagaAGCTATGTATTATTGTATGCGGGGTAGAAGAGGGAATagttaatgcatgaataactaatAGCATATGAATAAAAAGTTGAAATGAAAATATTACCCTTATCATTCCCCATTTAAATACATTCCTTTTCTAaaccatatttttaaattaattttttaatacaatatttaattttaattgtaGACAAATAATCTAATTTTAAGaagtatataatatttattaacttttaatataacaaaccaacatccaaagaaataattgtaggtatatttgagccttttccgatgAAAATAGGCCTGTCGAACATAAAAGTTGTAACAATGAATACGTCAATAAAGTGCTTCATATCCAACGCTTTTTATTCGTTTTCACCTTTAAGAAAGCGTACTTACATCAACAAAGGGCCTCACATGTACTATAGCAGATCCGCAAGCCAGGGAACTCTGAAGTTTAGAAGGCCAAAACAATGTACAAAAAAGGTAAGTTAAGATCAATATATATTGTTACATCTATAAATTCAGCTACCATTGCGGAAAATTTGCTTTCAACTGTTCAAGTAGTGCTCGAAATAATATTCATCGATTGGTCTGAGATTATCGACAAACAGGAGCAGTATCTAATCAAATTCAAAGACTCAAATGAACTAAAATAGAGGTCAGGTACAGGCAAAGGGTGCAGCCAAGAATAGTGAAGCTAAGTGTCCCACAAACCATGCAGAAGAATTCAACACTTTGAGATACATGATCTAATTTTTTCTTCTGATTCTTGTCAAAACATGTACTTGCTGTAGTAGTTGAGTAGTAATTCCAACCCTGCTTACACGCTAAAGATCTCTCCAAGCTTTCTTTAATCTTCACTTTTTCTATTCTTTCCCTCAAAACTTGTAAATGTGCATCAACAACACGCCATGATCTCCCTgccatttttcaacttcaaaattaAGATCATCACCAAATTTATAATCATTAAACAAGTTTTGTagatacactactaaaaaatcactaTTTTCCCACTGAAAATGTTCAATGGCTATTCTCATAGATATTTTGATTGATTGACTCAGTGAGAAAAGAAAAATAGGAGTGTTTCACACGGAAAAATTAGGAAATTTCCAGTGTCTCAATGAAAACCTATTTCCCACCATGCATTTTCCCAATGAGCTTGTTCGGTGGGAAAGTCATGTTTTATAACGCAAATTTTTCATTGATTGTCAGTGGAAAAACCTCTGTTTCTAGTAATGATAGGCATGCTACGCGTGATAGTGATTAAGCAAAAATACCTTCATCGCTATTGCTCTGAGCTCTGACTTGTGATGGCTTTTGACTGATAATCCTACATTTCCGTGATGGCACAGTTATTGCTGGATAATTAACAGTTGAAGAAGCCATTTGATTCTGATTTGCACCTTGATTTTAACATAACGTTGGAAGCTGTAGTGATGAAGTTCTCTCAATTTTGCTTGTTGTAATCGCATGCTTCAATGTCTGTACATTCACTTCtcatatatacataacattttTGACACGCACTATTTATCATATGGCTAACTAATTAGTAAAATTAGGCTGAGGTTCGTGGGACATTGGCTGCAATAATGCCACGAAGTTGTCTTCGAGATCACGGAAAACTAAATCAAAAAATTTAAACAAGGAAGAAGAAAGCAACAGATGCCCTTTTTTTGAGTGTGTctacaaaagaaaaggaagacaAAAATAAATTTGTTAGGTTTCAGGTTTCAGGGGACCACGTTATTTGTGGGATGAATCATTAAGGGCAATGTAAATAAATTTAATTGTGGCAAATAGATTAGCGTAGGACATGATCTAAGTTGAACTGCGTTTTTCCTCCGCCAACTTATTTCAGAAAGAAGTTAATTAATTAGTTAAGTGATATCAGCCCCTTATAAGCAAAATTTAGGAAATTAACTAAGGAAGCGTGATTCAGCCGCTTTTACTAAATGTCTACATAGATGACCTTAAAATttgttaaattatttattttttctactATATAAAAGCATGAGTAAAGAATTGGGATGGGCATGACTGTTCATTTTCAATTAAATCCCATTTGGGGGTATTTTAGACTTTTGATAGTACTTTCTTATGCTAGGATTGACCGTTCAATACTCCCCACATCAATTGTACTTTGTCTTTCCATCTGCCTTCTCTCTGTCATCATTGTGTCTCAGACCCTCGCTTTCTTCTAAACAAAATTCTTGTGCATTTTGTATCCTGTGTCTATGCTTCATCATATATATACTCCTCCATTTCAAaatatttgttttattttctgtTTTAGTCTGCTTATAAAagaatgtttcttttcttttttgacaattctttaatttcaactttcccACATAATATGTTTAAGACAATAAGTTTATAtaacattttggtatattctatAGATCTTAAATGAAGACACCAAGAGTCAAcaatcttctttactttcttaaacttcatgtcaAATTAAAACCAGACAAATATTTTGAAACGAGGGGGAAGAATAAGAGGGCGTGCATCCAGAATAGAATTTGCTTGGACGAAAGCAATTTGGTAGCTTTGTCTATAACTGTATTGTCGTTAGGGACGACAACATGGCGTGGCGGGGCTAAATAGAGGAGGGCAAGGTGAAAACAAAGAAATTGTTTAATATTGCAGGTTGAATCTGTGGCAAGGTGAAtcccttattattattttttttgggccgcgggggtgggggtggggtaagTAAAGATCTTATTTACCAAAATGATATTACAAAGCAGTGTAAGTCCCAGCCTTGCAAACTACAACTTCTTTAGAAATAAAACAACTATCCACGAAAAATTAACTAAAGGTGACACTCAAGTCTGAAAGTGACAACTTTTAGCAGCCCAAGTTAAAGCCTACTTAAATTTGTGGTAAAGTTAATTAGGgtccaaaatatattttttaaaacttattaaacttttataaaatacaaaagaaTCCCAACTTAATCCCAAAAACACCTAGCACCTCCCTgccccctattttttttttatttttttttaaaaagggtttgattttttattttatttttttgcaccacccacccccaGTGACCCAACACCCCACCACCCTCaccctccaaaaaaaattaattttggttTTAAACAAAAagtttgaaaagtttttgttttggttttttgtaccacccccccccccccccccaccaaaaaaaataatttttcttgaaaagaagttttgattttttttttgtttcttactccacctACCCACCCCGCCACCCCTCCCCCTCTGTCACGctccgaacctgggcctggacgtaacacgacacccggtgcctgactatctgtgatcgagcgaaccaactggctgactgaatcaacatgtggtaTCATAACATACTGAATGCAGAAAATAAACTAATACATGCTGATATACTGAAAGTCTGAATGATACATAATCAAAGTGCGGAAACACTAATACAAGTTTGAAGCATAACTGTAGCCAATATAGCTTAATTTGAAAAGTCTACGACTCTGTCTAACTGTTACTCTAGTCCATGAAGTCTCTAATgaagtgtcatgacccaatttgggatcgcgcgggcacctacctttccctcctcggtaggcgaaccctcaattaATAACACCGTAATCAAGTAAAGACAATTTGAATATTCCAATAACTAAATACGATTAACAGCGGAAATCAATTACATAATAAACTCCAATATTGAAAGTATTTACAACCGTTAAATAAATAAAGACTCTTTTCAAGTCCCCACGACCTGgcctagactagtacaagagcgactaaatgatACGGATTACAACAACACTATAATACCCAACCTCCGTCCCAGAATGAAAGGGGAGGAGGCCTTCAGATTAGGCACCGCGCATCTCCGAACATGTtgcaatcaatcacctgaaacactctacacccgaaaaggatgtagcaagagcagtatcagtacaattaacgagtactgagtaagtatcatatgccgacaatggttagaaacacatatcagtaaataAAGTCACAAATAAACATGATCAACAACTACATCAAGTCCTacgtctatttaccgcacaataTGACACCAAGGCTCTTAACTCATTCACCTTCCGCTAACAACCACAAGCCAGATCTACAACAACATCACGACAATCAtatatcattattaccattcgTTTTTAGTCTAGGAGCTAGTCGACTCTTCACTATGATATCTTTAGTCTATATATTTTAGAGGCCAAACATACAACTGATCCTACGAACGATCCATCAGACAAACCAACCAGTAAAAGTCACAGATAATCGAAGACTAGTTTACATCATCGCCTAagtagcatctaatcccaattgtgccaagtctcaatatatcaatccgaatccaacatcacaagtaaacaccaaatcatcttaaacaagccataatgcaatacaatgcaatgatgtatgaatgcaatgcaatgtcatgccaatgatgtgtacacatgtactccggacggaaatatcgacatctcgatagcacaacccagtgtgactcgcaaagtctaagtgccacccgtcccggatctttgcccaacagacagacggaaccccggatctttgcctacaaggagttctcaccggcaccactctgggggccgcagagtccatgcactcactcaattaacaatttcggaactaacatcggatatcggccatctcacgtcactcaagtaaaaatcgagcccagctcgtcacagtgtttcatcaagtatcatcagtatctccaCAGTGTATCatgagtgcgtgcaatgcatgtatcatcatcaatattCATGCTCAATAtcgcaagtaccaacaatggcacgccaacaatatatccgaatcacaaacaccaacattaggtacgccaacaatatatccaaatcgcaaacaccaacaatgggtacgccaacaatatatcagagtcacaagtaCTAAAATGGGTACGCCAACTAAATATCAAAGTCACCAATACCCACATAGGTATGCCAACACTATCATCAATATCTACACAAGTCATACGGAATTCTATCCACGTATCAACATCAACTTAAGGTACTACCATAACACAAACAAGTTGTAACAACAATTCTCAATACTAATTACTCACTCGTGgcgtcaagccaacacaatagatcaAATCAGTCGAAATACAATATTACCGCTCTTCCTTTATTAGCCTATTAGCTTTGTACAAGTAAATTCACCTCCTACTCACAAGGCATTCATTCCTACTCAGTCTACAACTCAATCGCAAcctttggtacattttatccttccatttattaactagattcactattaatagcATAACACACTTAATTACATATTACGGAAATTCTTATCGTGAGACACAGAAAATAAGTATCacccactactcccaagtcacataaaatccatcAATACTCACAAAAACCAAATCAAGCATCCTAAAGAATCtataggccacaagcccgaacatataaatcacacaacaataccatcctaggattccatcccaaatctccaaatCCTACATATgaattctccgttccttctaatacatgaatatgggaaactaaccgaagtctaccgaaagggaagccgtaacctacctggctgCCGAACAGGTGTCACGAATCTACATCTTGTTTCGTGTTTCAAAGCCTCTCCAAacaatcaaactctatcacatataaattctatgtaagaaaccatgagtAATGATACCCATAATGACTATATTCTCTTCGGGTCAAAAACCCACACTTTAATTTAGGAAAACGGGACTCAGGGGCAAAACggaaattttatgaccaaaatatcaaattcaataccaaagggtcaaaacccattactataatcataggaatactcaattaattctcaaatcatcattaatgtgaaaacccccaaatttaggtCTAAGTGTCCTAACTTTAATCCCACAATTTTATCACCAAAGTGGAAGAAACATGTTTACATAGTTTATAATCACCaaatccatgcttaatgaagctaacccaatcaataatacAAGATTCTAATGCCAAGAACTCATTAGGGAGAAACCCCACAAAAACCCTTCTTTTAATATTAAgctttttatggaaaatatgaatctagctagtttgttcccaacatattcaacattaatcttactattTAGGAAGATTCTAGGAACCAAAAATGATTTAGAACTTAACTCAAGAACCCATTTGAAGACCCATTAGATTCTATGGATCCTAGATTATGCTAGATAATTAAGAGAGGTTAATAAAACCATAATAAGGTAGGAATGCTACCTTAGGGAAGAAATCATTTGAAAACCCTCCAATTCGCCTCCACAAAGCTCTCAAGTTGGAATAGAAATGATGACTAGGGTTTTGGAGTTTTAAACTTATAGAAACAGCTCGTCGACCGCTCCAGCGGTCACCTTTACCGCCCCAGCGGCTGTGCAGACCGCTACAACGGTCAAGGCCAGGAACTCAACTTACCGCTGCAGCGGAAACCACACCACTACTGCagtgccgctacagcggtcctGGTGCCACTAAAGCGGAcgccagacaccagaaacttttcCTAAGTTCCACAATTTCATCCCGAAATCCGACAATCACCCGAGGCCCGAAAcacacaaaccagatatgcaaacatacataaaaatgcgctacgaactcaTCCGTGACCTCGGATGTCTCAACGGAGGTTTCGCTGACCGAGTCAACCCTAGGTCAAACGGTTTCCGCTTAAAGTCCCATTCTTAAAGGGTGTTCCAAGACTCAAAACGACGCCTAGGAAGCCATGAAAATTATCTTCTCGGGTCCAAATAGTTCTAACAAGACTCTGGAATGAGTCAACGAGGGCAAAAACGGAATAATCACGGCaacgacaaaacgggtcgttacatgaaGTACTGAAAAAACACTGATTGTCTGTAAATACTGAAAGGCTGTAAAGTAATGATAAGATAACACCCGATAGAACTTGCAACAATTTATGCAGCTGTTGCAACTTCTgcactaatctgttgcaacaactgctaaaatgtatataaataatttagcctacttgttgcaacaactgtgaaAGTTGTTGGACAGCTTCTACTCTTTCCAACAACTCACTAACTTGTCGCAACAAGTAGACTTCTTGTTATAACAACTACATTAGTTTTTGGACATATTTTACAGttgttggatgaaacagagacaaccgaataccatcaaattgatcacccatatttagtgataaacaaagaaaatcaagTTTAAAAATTATGTGGTTTAGGGTTGTTAGACAATTATGTTTAATTTGTACTTTTGAAGCCCTAAGGGGGGCTGATGAACAATTATTtataagtttgtatattatgttcCATGTGGATTATGGTGGATGATgaagattatgtatatattatatgttCAGTATGTATTCAGTTGTTCAAATTATGTTTAGTAGtttcaaacaagtcataaatcATCGCAATAATCAAGGAAGTTGTTGCAGCAAATTCCTCACTTGTTACAACAGCTTCCTTATGTTCAGTAGTTTCAAACAAGTTAAAAATTTGTTACAATAGATTCCAAATCTGTTGGTAATAATCAAACAGTTGCTGTAGATGTTCGAACAGATTTCCATCTATTGCAACAGATTAAACAACTGTTGGAAACAATCAAAGAGTtgctttgatttcctttgtttatcactaaattgatcatctgtcctgactcaaaataccatcaaattgcttaagtatatatattgatcactaaatattatTGATTCCCTTTGTTTATTACTaactatgggtgaatcaagtagttcacatcaaatcactctaatgatcacccGATTTAGTGCATaatgacttagttgatcatctgtcTTGACTctaaataccatcaaattgattaagtatatatattgatcactaaatattgttgattttatttgtttatcactaaatatgggtgaatcaagtaattcacatcaaatcactctaatgatcactcgatttagtacACAGTGACTTAGTTGATGATCTGTTTTGACTCAAAACACcctcaaattgattaagtatatatatattgatcactcaATATCattgattttctttgtttatcactaaatatgggtgaatcaagtagttcacatcaaatcactctaatgatcactcgatttagtgcacaGTGACTTAGTTGATGATCTGTTTTGACTCAAAACACcctcaaattgattaagtatatatatattgatcactcaatatcattgatttcctttgtttatgactaaatatgagtgaatcaaatagttcacatcaaatcactctaatgatcactcgatttagtgcataatgacttagttgatcatatgttctgactcaaaataccatcaaattgattaagtatatatatattgatcactaaatataattaatttcctttgtttgtcactaaatatcattgattctctttgttgatcactaaatataggtgaatcatatcatagttgttgcaacaattgtaGTATCTGTTACAACAATtgcagtatctgttgcagcaagtaacATAGATGTTGAACAAGACATatcacttgttggataaaacacaacaagttacctaGTTTCTGCAACAAGTCATTCCATTTGTTGGAAGAACTCAAAAAACCAACCTAGTTGCTGTAACAAGTCGTGTCACTTGTTGGACAAACCCCAACAAGTTACTTAGTTGCTACAACAGATTTTTTAATTGCAACCAGTCCTGTCACTTGTTGGATAAAGTCTAACAGATAAATGTGTTGCAAGAAGTCCTCCTATTTGTTTTGATATATTCAACAActaactagttgttgcaacaagtcatgCTACTTGTTGGAAAACGCCAACATGTTACAGAGCAGTTGCAACAGATTTATTACTTGTTGAAAAATTttcagcaatttattaacaaTAGAACAtacatttgtgatttgaacaagATTAACATATCACTTAGGTGAGTTGTTGCAACTGATCACTTAgttgttggagacagcttcaggTGTCTTTGTTTCATCCAACAGTTGTAAAAGATGTCCAAAAACtaatgtagttgttgcaacaagaagTCTACTTGTTGCGACAAGTCAATGAGTTGTTGAAAAGAGTAGAAGTTGTCCACCAACTttcacagttgttgcaacaggtaggCTAAATTTATACACATTTtagcagttgttgcaacagattagtacaGAATTTGCAACAACTGCATAAATTTTTGCAAAAACTACAACATCTGTTGTAATAAATTCTGAAGCTCTTAGATAACATCTTTAGCACTTGTTGCAACGACTGTAACTGCTACAgtaaattgttggaaaatcagcAGCAATACCCAGATGaataattgaaataaaacaacattgttttacttaccaaatgagcgaAAATAACCCATGAAGTAATGCCCAGTACTACAGGAATGAAATCCAGTCCGAAAATTATGTAAAtcgggcgagttttttttttttcttgagcaacttttttctaaataaaagaagaaagcaGCAGCAACAAAAGAGGAGGAGCAGGGGGAGGGGTggtggggtgggtgggtggagtaagaaacaaaaaaaaattcaaaacttcttctcaagttttttttttttgggtgggtggttcaaaaaaccaaaaacaaaaacttttcgaaactttttaatttcttttttggtgggtggtgcaaaaaactaaaacttttcaatttttttttttaaaacaaaattaattttttttggggtgggtcGGTGGAgtaagaaactaaaaaaaaaaattcaaaacttcttttcaagaatgttttttggttttgtttttgagggggggggggggggggggtggggggaagGTGGATGGTGCAAAAAACCATCAACaaaaacttttcaatttttttttta
Above is a genomic segment from Lycium barbarum isolate Lr01 chromosome 12, ASM1917538v2, whole genome shotgun sequence containing:
- the LOC132623476 gene encoding uncharacterized protein LOC132623476, yielding MASSTVNYPAITVPSRKCRIISQKPSQVRAQSNSDEGRSWRVVDAHLQVLRERIEKVKIKESLERSLACKQGWNYYSTTTASTCFDKNQKKKLDHVSQSVEFFCMVCGTLSFTILGCTLCLYLTSILVHLSL